The Salvelinus sp. IW2-2015 unplaced genomic scaffold, ASM291031v2 Un_scaffold4386, whole genome shotgun sequence genomic sequence AGAACCGCGAGCCACAGACCCCATAATGAGTTCAGATTTTATGGCCCCCCCATCAGTGGCCCATCCCTGATCAATAGAATAAGGTgccaacctaaaaaaaaaaattataattctaCACTAATGTTCCTCTCTGGATGTCCTACTGTTGGAAATGTTGTGGTGGCTCACTGGTGGAGGAAAGAGGCAGGCAGAGTACCTTTAGGCTTGACTCGTAGTCGGTTGACCTTAAACATGAGGCCGAGTCGCAGGTGGATCTCCTTGGCTCGTGAAACTGGGGTCGATGTAGAGCACCTCCTGGAAAGCTTTAATTGCCctgggggaggggagaagagataaGTTATTCCAAGTTAGAAATGGGAGACGCCACTCAGAAAGATGCAGAATCAGCGCTGCAGTGTTGAACAGAGACCACAGTCCTCCAGAGGAGAGAATACCACATGTTAAAACAGGAGATCTTCATCATGGTTTCTTCACAACATGACTAAAAACAGGAGTCTTCATCACGGTTCTTCACAACATGATTAAAACAGGAGGTCTTCATCACGGTTTCTTCACAACATGATTAAAACAGGAGGTCTTCATCACGGTTTCTTCACAACATGATTAAAACAGGAGGTTTCATCACGGTTTCTTCACAACATGATTAAACAGGAGGTCTTCATCATGTTTCTTCACAACATGATTAAAACAGGAGGTCTTCATCATGGTTTCTTCACCAACATGATTAACAGGAGGTCTTCATCATGGTTTCTTCACAACATGATTAAAACAGGAGGCTTCATCATGGTTTCTTCACAACATGATTAAAACAGGAGGTCTTCATCATGGTTTCTTCAACACATGTTAAAACAGGAGGTCTTCATCATGGTTTCTTCACAACATGATTAAAACAGGAGGCTTCATCATGGTTTCTTCACAACTGATTAAAACAGGAGGTCTTCATCATGGTTTCTTACAACATGATTAAAACAGGAGGTCTTCATCATGGTTTCTTCACAACATGATTAAAACAGGAGATCTTCATGGTGGTTTCTTCACAACTGGCTCCCTATTCACTACATTATGCGCTACTGTCCACCAGGGCCCGTTGCGGTCATGGTCAAATCTAGTGCACTATaaaatgaaatagggtgccatgtgggctGCAACTGGTGACGGTGTCACCATGGAAACCATACACATCTTTccccatgctcacacacacacaacagttatAATACCATCATAATCTAGTCCTCCATACTTAGGTTGTATAAGACAGCTACTCACCACTGAAAGGCGTTGTAATGGAAGTAGACCATGCCCAGGCCATATAGGAAGGCAGCATTCTGGAAGAGGCAGATGcacacggagcaccattaagACTAATTAGttacaggccacacacacacgcctacacATAAAACAATGCTTTCAAAATGGCTGCAGCCCAGACATGTCGTCTGCACCGGAGCCCTTCCAGAAACCCACTCTGCAAGGCATCCGTCTTAATCTGTCGTCATTAGTTATGGACCATTCATTTTAACCACAAACAATAGAAGTCTTTCTTTGTGCAATGATTGGTTACTGCACTACAGATGCCTTTAGGGGATCGWCTCTGCTGGCCGACGCTCAAATGGAATCACCATGTAGGCCTACCAAATGCTCACATCTTACCACAGATTTCTCGACTCAAACAGAAAACGGCAGAGAATGAGTCTAATCTGAAAGCCACAACCCACAGCGTTCCTCCAGACAAACCCCTGAATCATaaccacacacacttcctgtgtcTGGTTGGTCGGCGCCATGTGAATGGGTTAATCTATCCCATGGCAGGTTGAGGATGAACATGAGCAGAATATAATCTGCAGTAGAAGTGGAATGGAGACATTACTACTATAAGAGCTKCACAGATAAGAGCGTGAGTGTGTGAGTAAAGGTGTCCGCATGCTTCCCCATCAGAAACTGTTGGGAACAGTTCGTTCATATATTAcgacgacattttgtgacgtgTTTGTTCATTGTYATCTTTGGCAACGGTGGTTCAGCTATTCGTGCACGCTACATTTTTTCTCGAGGCAAGCTGAAGTTGAGCCAAAGTCTACGCCTCTTCGTCCGTCTTTGGTCAATTGTAGGYattcttcaattaagtgtttgtcatCAAGGATAGACgacttgttttcatgcacatttcacTTGAGAAACAcggcaccaaacatcttagatgtaaaTTACACGACTAAGATCTGACAAAAACATCAAAMTAAATGAAAGACCTTGAGTTAGCTTAATTCTGacaattttgaggaagtgtatactgggtACTGCATCTAAAGAGGGACAAACAGAGCTATTGTCACCTTCTCTATTTTTTCCAAGCGAAGGTCTTTTGAGTTTGTGAGCACATTTGTTCAGTTTGAATAGGCGCTAGCCAAAACCAAAGCATGCAGAAGCTTTCAGAGTGTGTGTCCGTCAGTAATATTTTCTCACCTTCCAGTAGTCGGACTGTAAGCTGTAGTACCTCTGGTATGCTGATAATGCTGTGAAAGAAGAGGGATATTAAATACCAGACATACCAAAAGGTTAACACCGACCAGCTTTGTTWTCAGCAATGCCAAGTTGGGGTCAACTGCATCTAACTGAAATTAAAGTTTAAGTTTAATAAAGTTTAACCCAGGTGGGGGGGACTaggtaaaaataacaaataaaggaAGGAAATCGAGTGTGAAAAGAAACCATGTTACCATACTGTTTTTATGCACAATTCAATACCATTTTATAAATATGGATAGATAACTTGTTCTTTCGACACGGTGGGATCTTCTTGTGTCtctaaaatgaattatgcgagaaatgctGGTGGAAATGCCTTTCTGCACAAATACTGATTTTATTAACATTCATATggaagtaaacttgggagtcatYCGATGatatggtcctcccactatgactcgagaaactatgcagtttattaggctacagatgaaataatccactgggcacacactggttgactcaacgttgtttccacatKATTTCAATGAAAcgacattgaaccaatgtggaatagacatctGTGCCTAGTGGGAACTCcagatgaacttcacagggtgctgACAGTGCACGGTGATCTTCATGCTCTGTTACAATACATTTCAAGGGGCTTGATCGATGcgtgactgccgtttgacaaatattcTCATCGggtagactagcctacctgccagctgttggctggagcccatgtgccaagaccagagtagacacTGGTGTTGCACGCTATACTGAAACTTCTGGACTTTTTCCAATACTACAACATGAAAAATGGTTCGGAACTATCATTTTTGTTACCGTTGggacttctgtcaaatgtgtctcacggtTCAACAGTCTATCAGTGCAGCCGATGTCCACCTTATTAAAGTGTGGGGGGGAAAAGAGCACGAGGGGCTTCATCTCACCTTTAGCGTACTCCTCCAGGAGGAGGTTGAAGTGGCCTAGCTGGCAGAATAACTCTGGCTCCACTTTCCCTTCAGCCTCAAGATGAGAGAATCGTAGGAACAGACGGCCTGGGGACAAATACAGCAAGAAGAAACTCAGCATGAACACAGACAGCAGTATCTCTTACCAGGAAGTCTCACATGGGATGCGTCACAAACGGCCCTCTATTCCCTACatgtgcactaattttgaccggAGCCTCAtatgcctggtcaaaagtagtgcactatatggggataGGGTGCCACTTTCTTTTCAATCAGTTATCAATGTCCATATAAATGGGAGCGATGGTATGGATTTCCGTTCATTGTGTGTGTTGGGCCAAGTTTTTCATTTGGACTTCTTCCactggaaaataaaaaaacacagcgAGATGCGCATCACTCACAGGGATGGCTCTGCCTGAGGCCTAATCACACCACATGAAACACACCCACTCCTGGAGGACTACTGCTGAACTCTAGAAACCCATAAACAGCGTTTCCCTGCACTCTGAGTAACAGCTCTCCGAGGACATGGCTTCTGAAACAGAGCACAATCACTAAATATACACAAACAGCAACTAAGAAATGCACCAGAACATTCCTTCAGatagtctgtcacacacacacacctctgcagaacacacacacttacagttgaagtcggaagtttacataaacgagttaatgactccaacctaagtgtttcaaccactccacaaatgtcttgttaacctctctagggtatgtgggacggtagcgtctcacctcgtcaacagccagtgaaattgcagggagccaaattcaaaacagaaatcccataattaattTCCTCAAACGtatatgtattttacaccattttaaagatacacttgttgtaaatccagcgacagtgtccgatttcaaataggctttacgacgaaagcacaccaaacgattatattAGGTCAGAGCcaaccacagaaaaacacagcaatttttatatttttatatttatatttatttatatccaaaaatgagtttaggcgggacgctactgtctcacttggccaaaagccagaggaaatgcagagcgccaaattcaaataaattactattaaatcacacatgaaagataaaaaattaaagctacacttgtgaaTCCTGCCAAcatcagaattcaaataggcttttcggcgaaagaaaacgatgctattatctgaggatagcaacagagtaaacaaagagagagaagcatatttcaactctgcaggcgcgacacaaaacgcagaaataaaaatatattcatgccttacctttgacgagcttctgttgttggcactccaatgtcccataaacatccaAATGGTccctttgttcgattaattccgtcgatatatatccaaaatgtccatttttggagcgtcatttgagtcaattggaagtgtacctgtggtctatttcaaggcttaccttcaaactcagtgcttctttgcttgacatcatgggaaaatcaaaagaaatcagccaagacctcagaaaaaaaattgtagacctccacaagtctggttcatccttgggagcaatttccaaatggctgaggtaccacgttcatctgtacaaacaatagtacgcaagtataaacaccatgggaccatgcagccgtcatacgctcaggaaggatgctgttctgtctcctagagatgaacgtgctttggtgcgaaaagtgcaaatcaatcccagaacaacagcaaaggaccttgtgaagatgctggaggaaaccggtacaaaagtatctatatccacagtaataacgagtcctataatcgacattttttttttatttttattttttcacctttatttaaccaggtaggctagttgagaacaagttctcatttgcaactgcgacctggccaagataaagcatagcagtgtgaacagacaacacagagttacacatggagtaaacaataaacagtcaataacatggtagaaaaaaagagaatctatatacaatgtgtgcaaaaggcatgaggtaggcaataaatcgaataattacaatttagcagattaacattggagtgataaatcatcagatgatcatgtgcaagaagagatactggtgtgcaaaagagcagaaaagtaaataaataaaagcagtatgggggtgggtaggtaaattgggtgggtagtttacgatgactatgtacagctgcagcgatcggttagctgctcggatagcagatttttaaagttgttgagggagataaaagtctccaacttcagagatttttgcaattcgttccagtcgcaggcagcagagaactggaaggaaaggcgtccaaatgagtttggctttaggatgatcagtgagatacacctgctggagcgcgtgctgcaggtgggtgtagccatcgtgaccagtgaactgagataaggcggcactttacctagcatagccttgtagatgacctggagccagtgggtctgacgacgaacatgtgcgagggccagcgactagggcatacaggtcgcagtggtgggtcgtataaggtgctttagtaacaaaacgaatggcactgtgataaactgcatccagtttgctgagtagagtattggaagctatttgtagatgacatcgccgaagtcgaggatcggtaggatagtcagttttactagggtaagtttggcggcgtgagtgaaggaggctttgttgcggaatagaaagccgattcttgatttgattttgattggagatgtttgatatgagtctggaggagagtttgcagtctagccagacacctaggtacttatagatgtccacatattctaggtcggaaccgtccagggtggtgatgctagtcgggcgtgcgggtgcagcagcgaacggttgaaaagcatgcatttggttttactagcgtttaagagcagttggaggccacggaagagtgtgtgtatggcattgaagctcgtttggaggttagatacccagtgtccaaggaagggccggaagtatatagaatggtgtcgtctgcgtagaggtggatcagggaatcgcccgcagcaagagcaacatcattgatgtatacagagaaagagtcggcccgagaattgaaccctgtgtacccccatagagactgccagaggaccggacaacatgccctccgatttgacacactgaactctgtctgcaaagtagttggtgaaccaggcaaggcagtcattagaaaaccgaggctactgagtctgccgataagaatatggtgattgacagagtcgaaagccttggcaggtcgatgaagacggctgcacagtaatgtcttttatcgatggcggttatgatgtcgtttagtaccttgagcgtggctgaggtgcacccgtgaccggctcggaaaccggattgcacagcggagaaggtacggtgggattcgagatggtcgtgatctgtttgttgacttggctttcgaagaccttagataggcagggcaggatggatataggtctgtaacagtttgggtccagggtgtctcccctttgaagagggggatgaccgcggcagctttccaatccttggggatctcagatgatacgaggagaggttgaacaggctggtaatagggggtgcgacaatggcggcggacagtttcagaagtagggggtccagattgtcaagcccagctgatttgtatgggtccaggttttccagctctttcagaacatctgctatctggatttgggtaaaggagaagctggggaggcttgggcgagtagcagcggggggggcgggctgttggccaaggttggagtcgccaggaggaaggcatggccagccattgagaaatgcttgttgaagtcttcgattatcacggaatttatcggtggtgaccgtgttactagcctcagtgcagtgggcagctgtggTAGGAGGTGCTCTTTGTTCTCCATGGATTTACATTGTACTCCCCCAAACGCGATGCTTTTTTGGAGTTACGAGCTTACAGGATGCGATATTTCTGCTTGTAAAAAGCTGGCCTTAATGCCtattcctgactgactgcgtgtatttggTTCCTACTTCCCTGAatcagttgcatatcgcgggggctcttcatGCCTATTGAGTTTCACCAAACAGGATGTTTCTTGTgcggtcgagggcagtcaggtctggagtgaactaagggctatatctgttcttggttctctgcatttttttgaaacggagcatgcttgttatatatggtgaggaagtaaatTTAAAGAATGAACCAGGCATCTCAACTgaacgggatgaggtcaatatccttccagggtatcCCGGGCaggtgattagaaaggcctgcctcgcagaagtgttttaggacgcgttgacagtgaatgagggtggtcgtttgaccgcggacccgtgggcGGAtaaggcaatgaggcagtgatcgctgagatcttgattgaagactaGCAgagggtgtatttggagggcaggttggtcaggataatgtcatAGGCGTGCCCATGTTaaacggatttagggttgtaccttgtGGGGTCCTTgaatgatttgtgtgagattgagggcatcaagcttggaatGTAGGACggcgggtgttaagcatatccgcagtttaggtcacctaaagaacaaactctgaagctagatggggagcgatcaatttcACAGATgtggtccagggcacagctgggagctgaggggggtcggtaagCAGGCGCACagcagtgagagacttatttctggagagattatttttaaaattagaagttcgaactgtttgggcatagacctggaagtaTGAACAAACTTTGCAGGCCTCTCTCTTGCAGTAGatttgcaactcctccccctttggcagttctatcttgaccgGAAGTGTtaatagttgggtatggaaaattctcagaatttttggtggccttcctaagccaggattcggacacggcaggACAATCAGgatggcagagtgtgctaaagcggtgagttaaggcaaacttaggaggaggctttCTGCTGTTgcacatgcatgaggccaaggctttttcgaatCAGCAGAAGTCatcaaatgagggtgactggggacatgcagggcctgggtttacctccacatcacccgaggaacagaggagtagtagtgatgagggtgcggctaaaggctactaaaactggtcgctagagcgttggggacaaagaataaaagggaGCAGATTTTTATGGGCGTGGTAGcctagattctgggcataatgtgcagacaggggtatggaggggcgcgggtaacAGCGAGCAAGCCCCAGGcatgggtgatgataagagaggttgtatctctggacatgctggtctcaatgggtgaggtcacgcatgtgtggggggtgggacaagggggtatcagagggtacggagagtggaactacagggtccattgcataCCAAAAAATGATAATGAAAACTGCCGAAAACATGTAATGGCTCAAGGCATATGAtattttgagagagacatacaataggcATACAAGTGATTGCAGGtcgattgggagagctagctcaAACAACAGGTAAGAATAACAGCCAGCAATAAACAGGgttgctagtctaacacagcaacaacagggtaaaaatggcgacgacctAGGcaagagggtcggattaactatcACACAGATCCGAGTTAAgcataaacctgaaaggccgctctgcaaAGCCTACTgcgcaaaaccgccataaaaaagccatagACTACAGTTTTGCAAcgtgcactttttggagaaatgtcctctgtctctgaccgaaacaaaaattgaactgttccTGCCCTAATGACGATATTCATgtttttggaggaaaagggggaagatATGCAAGCCAAGAACcgcatcccaaccttgaagcacgggctTGGTGCGGCTCATTGTTGGGGTGCTTTACTGGCATTGgcaggactggtgcacttcacaaaattagatggcatcatgagggcatCGGAAAAGGTGTGCTGGATaatattgaagcacatctcaagacatcagtcaggaagttaaacttggttgcaaatggttcttccaagtggacaattgaccccaaagcatacttccaaatgttATGGGCAAAACTGAGtgtaagacaacaaagtcaattgTATTCGgaggccatcacaagccctgaccgtCAATTCTTATACGAACATTTTGGGCAGACCTGAAAAgagtgtgtgcgag encodes the following:
- the LOC112077213 gene encoding histone demethylase UTY-like; translated protein: MLSFFLLYLSPGRLFLRFSHLEAEGKVEPELFCQLGHFNLLLEEYAKALSAYQRYYSLQSDYWKNAAFLYGLGMVYFHYNAFQWAIKAFQEVLYIDPSFTSQGDPPATRPHV